A genome region from Solirubrobacter pauli includes the following:
- a CDS encoding carbohydrate ABC transporter permease, whose product MNRGLDVLTWLVLLLMLSPIIWLVAASLQTDGQLSTGAYNLLEPTFTAFSRMWKTVDFERYMVNSLIICTAAALCATAFASCAGYALARFKFRGATGLSLGVVGTQLIPGSLFLLPVFMGFVWLKQNTPVALFDTHAGMILVYTAFFTPVAIYFMRYFFAAIPRDLEEAAMVDGCTRFGAFVKIVLPAAAPGLVATFVYAFLFAWDELLFVAALTQENAETIPIGIRNFIGNYQERTAQLMAAGVVSTLPVLIAFFATQRWLVKGITAGAVKG is encoded by the coding sequence GTGAACAGGGGCCTCGACGTGCTCACGTGGCTCGTCCTGCTCCTGATGCTCTCGCCGATCATCTGGCTCGTCGCGGCCTCGCTGCAGACCGACGGCCAGCTCTCGACCGGCGCCTACAACCTGCTCGAGCCCACCTTCACGGCCTTCAGCCGGATGTGGAAGACCGTGGACTTCGAGCGGTACATGGTCAACTCGCTGATCATCTGCACGGCGGCGGCGCTGTGCGCGACGGCGTTCGCGTCGTGCGCCGGCTACGCGCTCGCGCGGTTCAAGTTCCGTGGCGCGACGGGCCTCTCACTCGGCGTGGTCGGCACGCAGCTGATCCCGGGCTCGCTGTTCCTGCTGCCCGTGTTCATGGGCTTCGTCTGGCTCAAGCAGAACACGCCGGTCGCGCTGTTCGACACCCACGCCGGGATGATCCTCGTCTACACGGCGTTCTTCACGCCTGTGGCGATCTACTTCATGCGGTACTTCTTCGCCGCGATCCCGCGGGACCTCGAGGAGGCCGCGATGGTCGACGGCTGCACCCGCTTCGGCGCGTTCGTGAAGATCGTGCTGCCGGCTGCGGCGCCCGGCCTCGTCGCGACGTTCGTCTACGCGTTCCTGTTCGCCTGGGACGAGCTGCTGTTCGTCGCGGCCCTGACGCAAGAGAACGCCGAGACGATCCCGATCGGCATCCGCAACTTCATCGGCAACTACCAGGAAAGGACGGCGCAGCTGATGGCGGCCGGCGTGGTCTCCACCCTTCCCGTGCTCATCGCCTTCTTCGCGACCCAGCGTTGGCTCGTGAAGGGCATCACCGCCGGGGCGGTGAAGGGATGA
- a CDS encoding carbohydrate ABC transporter permease produces MAQTTLQPPPEASSARVLPSRAGRPRRRRNWFVYGLIAPAVTFMVLVHLIPTAGGVVLSFKRLNTFTFARLFDAPWAGLENYRGILFDTANPLHSGFFGAVQNTAVYTFWVVLGTLAGGLAIALLLNRPMRGQRLVRTLMLAPWIVPSFVVAVLWQFMWQSDVGIINKVLVDYTHILSDRPIWLLGGNSMWAIVIPSVWRGLPFAMIFFLAGLQAMPPELHEAAAIDGAGPLRRFRYITLPLLRPLIAVQLLFGVIYATYQFAIPYIMLGSNPGPDADLMMTLIVRQSFSNNLFGFGAAASVLLTLAMCVWVAFWYRAFKRDLEVT; encoded by the coding sequence GTGGCGCAGACAACCCTTCAGCCGCCCCCCGAGGCCAGCTCCGCCCGCGTCCTCCCCTCGCGGGCGGGGCGGCCTCGCCGCCGCCGCAACTGGTTCGTCTACGGGCTGATCGCGCCCGCCGTGACGTTCATGGTGCTCGTGCACCTGATCCCCACGGCGGGTGGTGTGGTGCTGAGCTTCAAGCGGCTCAACACGTTCACCTTCGCGCGGCTCTTCGACGCACCGTGGGCGGGCCTGGAGAACTACCGCGGCATCCTCTTCGACACGGCGAACCCGCTGCACTCCGGGTTCTTCGGCGCCGTCCAGAACACGGCCGTCTACACGTTCTGGGTGGTCCTGGGAACACTCGCCGGCGGCCTGGCGATCGCGCTGCTGCTCAACCGGCCGATGCGCGGCCAGCGGCTCGTGCGGACGCTGATGCTCGCGCCGTGGATCGTGCCCAGCTTCGTCGTCGCCGTGCTCTGGCAGTTCATGTGGCAGAGCGACGTCGGGATCATCAACAAGGTCCTCGTCGACTACACGCACATCCTCTCCGACCGCCCGATCTGGCTGCTCGGCGGGAACTCGATGTGGGCGATCGTCATCCCGAGCGTCTGGCGCGGCCTGCCGTTCGCGATGATCTTCTTCCTCGCCGGGCTACAGGCGATGCCGCCGGAGCTGCACGAGGCGGCGGCGATCGACGGCGCGGGACCGCTCCGCCGCTTCCGCTACATCACGCTGCCGCTGCTGCGGCCGCTGATCGCCGTGCAGCTGCTGTTCGGCGTGATCTACGCGACCTACCAGTTCGCGATCCCCTACATCATGCTCGGGTCCAACCCGGGCCCGGACGCCGACCTGATGATGACGTTGATCGTCAGGCAGTCGTTCTCCAACAACCTGTTCGGCTTCGGCGCTGCCGCCTCGGTGCTGCTCACGCTCGCGATGTGCGTGTGGGTGGCCTTCTGGTACCGCGCCTTCAAGCGAGATCTGGAGGTCACATGA
- a CDS encoding Na+/H+ antiporter subunit E yields the protein MTRVIVQALALMGVYLLVLTSTKPADAAAGLALGLVLAVGLRPRLAGRSAPSPSWRGLLALGPVLATTALEMILGSWRTARFCLRGGGQPGFVEIPRGERSRHGIAFWGVLTGEAPDEVPVDVDEERDVLIVHLIDASDPDAVRERHRRAYERFQRKVVP from the coding sequence ATGACCCGCGTCATCGTGCAGGCGCTGGCCCTGATGGGCGTCTACCTCCTCGTCCTCACGAGCACGAAGCCCGCCGACGCCGCCGCCGGGCTCGCACTCGGCCTGGTGCTCGCGGTCGGGCTGCGGCCGCGACTGGCCGGCCGGTCCGCCCCTTCGCCGTCGTGGCGCGGACTGCTCGCTCTCGGTCCGGTGCTCGCGACCACCGCGCTCGAGATGATCCTCGGGAGCTGGCGCACGGCTCGCTTCTGCCTGCGCGGCGGCGGACAGCCCGGGTTCGTCGAGATCCCGCGCGGGGAGCGCTCACGGCACGGCATCGCCTTCTGGGGCGTGCTGACGGGCGAGGCCCCCGACGAAGTGCCCGTGGACGTCGACGAGGAGCGCGACGTGCTGATCGTCCACCTGATCGACGCCAGCGATCCCGACGCCGTGCGCGAGCGCCACCGGCGAGCGTACGAGCGCTTCCAACGCAAGGTGGTGCCCTGA
- a CDS encoding monovalent cation/H+ antiporter complex subunit F, whose amino-acid sequence MPEIVAVIAAGWSTLLLFGGGLLLLRSPDTLHRVLALDVLVAIVIMLLTTLSYLRDVSYYIDAALALALLALTSTLVAARYVTRGGPF is encoded by the coding sequence ATGCCGGAGATCGTGGCCGTCATCGCCGCCGGCTGGTCGACGCTGCTGCTGTTCGGCGGCGGCCTCCTGCTGCTGCGCTCCCCGGACACCCTGCACCGCGTCCTCGCGCTCGACGTGCTCGTGGCGATCGTGATCATGCTGCTGACCACGCTCTCCTACCTGCGCGATGTCTCCTACTACATCGACGCGGCCCTCGCCCTTGCGCTGCTCGCGCTCACGTCGACGCTGGTCGCCGCCCGCTACGTCACCCGCGGAGGGCCGTTCTGA
- a CDS encoding monovalent cation/H(+) antiporter subunit G translates to MMLDVLGAVLLGLGLLLATIGLYGLLRMRDINHQLHPAGLVTGPAVLLVLLASVATGSAEIITSAVLVILFVLVTSPLSAHAIARAARRRRRP, encoded by the coding sequence ATGATGCTCGACGTGCTCGGCGCGGTGCTGCTCGGACTCGGCCTCCTGCTCGCCACCATCGGCCTCTACGGCCTGCTGCGCATGCGCGACATCAACCACCAGCTGCACCCGGCGGGGTTGGTGACGGGACCGGCGGTCCTCCTGGTCCTGCTGGCCTCCGTGGCCACCGGCAGCGCCGAGATCATCACCAGCGCGGTGCTCGTGATCCTGTTCGTGCTCGTCACCTCGCCGCTGTCCGCGCACGCGATCGCGCGAGCCGCCCGACGCCGCCGACGTCCGTAG
- a CDS encoding sugar ABC transporter substrate-binding protein, translated as MPKRLAIVTSAIALMLAPAAIVACGDDSGDSAAKPKSNGQAAQGETLEKGVTLTLWTMPNSPQPKEDLQKMVAPFTAKTGVNADVQEVGWDVQFDRIRNAAVAGEGPDITQAGTTQVPFFAALGGFTDLSDRVEEIGGKGAYAEGIWNTTQVQGQDGTWAIPWFTEARSLYYRKDVLEKAGVDPATAFKDLDSFKATLQAIKDKVPDIKPFGAPGKKAYDLVHQVMPFVWDHGGAELNADATKSTINAPEAQQGVEFMADLITDGLFDKSQLERDGTQVENQFKGGRLAVWIGGPWVLGSVDRPEDDTWSDEARENVGVAPMPTGPSGKAYTFVGGSDLMVFKSSKHPAEAWALVKFLSEDQTQVDYAKLLGMFPARLDPQQQVGDSSENHKAFFEAIQTGRTYASIPQWGQIENAYKTRFGNILDSAAGVGSDYNAATVKSQLDAAAKEADGLLAQSAG; from the coding sequence ATGCCGAAGAGGCTTGCGATCGTCACGTCGGCGATTGCGCTCATGCTCGCCCCCGCGGCCATCGTGGCCTGCGGCGACGACAGTGGTGATTCAGCGGCCAAGCCGAAGAGCAACGGCCAGGCGGCTCAAGGCGAGACGCTCGAGAAGGGCGTGACCTTGACGCTCTGGACGATGCCGAACTCGCCGCAGCCGAAGGAGGACCTGCAGAAGATGGTCGCCCCGTTCACGGCCAAGACCGGCGTGAACGCGGACGTGCAGGAGGTCGGCTGGGACGTCCAGTTCGACCGCATCCGCAACGCGGCGGTCGCGGGCGAGGGCCCGGACATCACGCAGGCCGGCACCACGCAGGTGCCGTTCTTCGCCGCGCTCGGCGGCTTCACCGACCTGTCCGACCGCGTCGAGGAGATCGGTGGCAAGGGCGCGTACGCCGAGGGCATCTGGAACACGACGCAGGTGCAGGGCCAGGACGGCACGTGGGCGATCCCGTGGTTCACCGAGGCGCGCTCGCTCTACTACCGCAAGGACGTGCTCGAGAAGGCGGGCGTCGATCCCGCCACGGCCTTCAAGGACCTCGACTCGTTCAAGGCGACGCTGCAGGCGATCAAGGACAAGGTGCCGGACATCAAGCCGTTCGGCGCGCCCGGCAAGAAGGCGTACGACCTCGTCCACCAGGTCATGCCGTTCGTGTGGGACCACGGCGGAGCCGAGCTCAACGCCGACGCGACGAAGTCGACCATCAACGCCCCCGAGGCCCAGCAGGGCGTGGAGTTCATGGCCGACCTGATCACGGACGGCCTCTTCGACAAGAGCCAGCTCGAGCGCGACGGCACGCAGGTCGAGAACCAGTTCAAGGGCGGCCGGCTCGCGGTCTGGATCGGCGGTCCGTGGGTGCTCGGCTCGGTCGACCGGCCGGAGGACGACACCTGGAGCGACGAGGCGCGCGAGAACGTCGGCGTCGCCCCGATGCCGACCGGCCCGTCCGGCAAGGCGTACACGTTCGTCGGCGGCTCGGACCTGATGGTCTTCAAGAGCTCCAAGCACCCGGCGGAGGCGTGGGCGCTGGTCAAGTTCCTCTCCGAGGACCAGACCCAGGTCGACTACGCGAAGTTGCTCGGGATGTTCCCGGCCCGGCTGGACCCCCAGCAGCAGGTCGGCGACTCCTCTGAGAACCACAAGGCGTTCTTCGAGGCCATCCAGACGGGCCGGACGTACGCGTCCATCCCGCAGTGGGGCCAGATCGAGAACGCGTACAAGACGCGCTTCGGGAACATCCTCGACAGCGCAGCCGGTGTCGGCTCGGACTACAACGCGGCGACCGTGAAGTCCCAGCTCGACGCGGCGGCGAAGGAGGCCGACGGGCTGTTGGCCCAGTCGGCAGGGTAG
- a CDS encoding LacI family DNA-binding transcriptional regulator, translating to MEERVTIRELARRSGVSVGTVSRALNGYADVRPETRERIMRLASELDYTPAAAARSLVTQRSHVIGVFMETGEGHPDLQHPFFHEVLGGLKQRVGREGFDLLLFASERPGGGYGPHSYLKRARHHNVDGCALIGLDPDDSEVRRLVRGEIPCVAIDMQLEGPRTEVVMSDNEAGAAAAVRHLHDLGHRRIATITGMIDSRPGVDRLRGYREAIQSLGLAYRDEYVRYGDFYAESGRAETAKLLALDEPPTAIFAAADLMAIGAVRAAAEAGLRVPEDLSVVGFDDIQLAPHVNPPLTTLRQDKLGLGAAAGDALVARIAGDPERPPLRTLPVELVVRGSTATP from the coding sequence ATGGAGGAGAGAGTCACAATCCGCGAGCTCGCGCGGCGGTCCGGCGTGTCTGTCGGCACCGTCAGTCGAGCCCTCAACGGCTACGCCGACGTGCGTCCCGAGACGCGCGAGCGCATTATGCGCCTCGCGTCGGAGCTCGACTACACGCCCGCCGCCGCGGCCCGCTCGCTGGTCACCCAGCGCTCGCACGTGATCGGCGTGTTCATGGAGACCGGCGAAGGTCACCCGGACCTCCAGCACCCGTTCTTCCACGAGGTCCTCGGCGGGCTCAAGCAGCGCGTCGGCCGCGAGGGGTTCGACCTGCTGCTGTTCGCGTCCGAGCGGCCCGGCGGCGGCTACGGCCCGCACTCCTACCTCAAGCGCGCGCGTCACCACAACGTCGACGGCTGCGCGCTGATCGGCCTCGATCCGGACGACTCCGAGGTGCGCCGGCTCGTGCGTGGGGAGATCCCCTGCGTCGCGATCGACATGCAGCTCGAGGGTCCGCGCACCGAGGTCGTGATGAGCGACAACGAGGCCGGCGCGGCCGCCGCCGTCCGCCACCTGCACGACCTCGGCCACCGCCGGATCGCCACCATCACCGGCATGATCGACTCGCGGCCGGGCGTGGACCGCCTGCGCGGCTACCGCGAGGCGATCCAGTCGCTCGGGCTCGCCTACCGCGACGAGTACGTCCGCTACGGCGACTTCTACGCGGAGTCCGGGCGCGCCGAGACGGCCAAGCTGCTCGCGCTCGACGAGCCGCCCACCGCGATCTTCGCCGCCGCCGACCTGATGGCCATCGGCGCCGTCCGGGCCGCGGCCGAGGCGGGCCTCCGGGTACCCGAGGACCTGTCGGTCGTCGGCTTCGACGACATCCAGCTCGCCCCCCACGTCAACCCGCCCCTCACCACGTTGCGCCAGGACAAGCTCGGCCTGGGCGCGGCGGCCGGCGACGCCCTCGTGGCGCGCATCGCCGGCGACCCGGAGCGTCCGCCGTTGCGGACGCTCCCCGTAGAGCTCGTCGTACGCGGTTCGACCGCGACTCCGTAG
- a CDS encoding GH1 family beta-glucosidase: protein MTATAPKPAADAVSWLPNGFRFGAATASYQVEGAVREDGRGESIWDRFSHKPGAVVGGDTGDVACDHYHRWADDLDLMVELGLESYRFSIAWPRVQPDGRGPLNSRGVAFYRRLAEGLLERGIEPVATLYHWDLPQARQEVGGWAVRDTALRFAEYAAHMAAELGDVVQGWITHNEPWVVAFLGHAHGRKAPGIKDWPTALAVSHNLLLSHGLAVDALRAAVKAPVGITLNLNPMRGDEPAAVAMMDAHQNRWFLDPVLRGTYPVEMLEHYERVFGPLPVLNPEDMDVISRPIDFLGVNYYNPTYVRTSTEAPLGVSTVVPRGATTAMGWPVDASGLQDMLLRLRADYGDLEIWITENGAAFDDERLVDGVVEDPSRVAYLKTHLEALRASVQAGVNVQRYHAWSLLDNFEWEHGYDKRFGIVRVDYDTQERTPKRSALWYRDHIAATRKGGA from the coding sequence ATGACGGCCACCGCTCCCAAGCCCGCCGCCGACGCGGTCTCATGGCTTCCCAACGGCTTCCGCTTCGGCGCGGCGACTGCGTCCTACCAGGTCGAGGGCGCCGTGCGCGAGGACGGGCGCGGCGAGTCGATCTGGGATCGCTTCTCGCACAAGCCCGGTGCCGTCGTGGGAGGCGACACGGGCGACGTCGCCTGTGACCACTACCACCGCTGGGCCGACGACCTGGACCTGATGGTCGAGCTCGGCCTGGAGTCCTACCGCTTCTCGATCGCCTGGCCGCGCGTGCAGCCGGACGGGCGCGGGCCCCTGAACTCGCGCGGGGTGGCGTTCTACCGCCGGCTCGCCGAGGGGTTGCTCGAACGGGGCATCGAGCCGGTCGCGACCCTCTATCACTGGGACCTGCCGCAGGCGCGACAGGAGGTCGGCGGCTGGGCGGTGCGCGACACGGCGCTGCGCTTCGCCGAGTACGCCGCGCACATGGCGGCCGAGCTCGGCGACGTCGTCCAGGGCTGGATCACGCACAACGAGCCGTGGGTCGTCGCCTTCCTCGGGCACGCGCACGGGCGCAAGGCGCCGGGGATCAAGGACTGGCCGACGGCGCTGGCGGTCTCCCACAACCTGCTGCTCTCGCACGGGCTGGCGGTGGACGCGCTGCGTGCGGCGGTCAAGGCACCCGTCGGCATCACGCTGAACCTCAACCCGATGCGCGGCGACGAGCCGGCGGCCGTGGCGATGATGGACGCCCACCAGAACCGGTGGTTCCTGGACCCGGTGCTGCGCGGGACCTACCCCGTGGAGATGCTCGAGCACTACGAGCGGGTCTTCGGGCCGCTGCCGGTGCTCAATCCCGAGGACATGGACGTGATCTCGCGCCCGATCGACTTCCTCGGCGTCAACTACTACAACCCGACGTACGTGCGGACCTCGACGGAGGCGCCGCTGGGCGTGTCCACGGTCGTCCCGCGCGGGGCGACGACGGCGATGGGCTGGCCGGTCGACGCGAGCGGGCTGCAGGACATGCTGCTGCGCTTGCGCGCCGACTACGGCGACCTGGAGATCTGGATCACCGAGAACGGCGCCGCGTTCGACGACGAGCGGCTGGTCGACGGCGTCGTCGAGGACCCGTCGCGGGTGGCTTACCTGAAGACCCACCTCGAGGCGCTGCGCGCGTCGGTCCAGGCCGGGGTGAACGTCCAGCGCTACCACGCCTGGTCCCTGCTCGACAACTTCGAGTGGGAACATGGCTACGACAAGCGTTTCGGCATCGTGCGGGTCGACTACGACACGCAGGAGCGCACGCCCAAGCGCAGCGCGCTCTGGTACCGGGATCACATCGCGGCGACGCGGAAGGGTGGTGCGTGA
- a CDS encoding ABC transporter ATP-binding protein has product MASIAFEDVSKVFDDGTKAVDGLDLEIADGEFTILVGPSGSGKSTALRMVAGLEEATSGAISIGPRVVNDVAPKDRDIAMVFQSYALYPHMSVAENMGFALKLQKVPKSEIEQRVKSAAGRLGIGELLGRRPKALSGGQRQRVALGRAIVRSPEAFLMDEPLSNLDAKLRVEMRAYIAKLHQELGTTTLYVTHDQTEAMTMGDRVAVMRDGRLEQLDTPQALYEQPSNVFVAGFIGSPAMNLLRGVVDETGVRLGDHLLPVNSAHRGDVIVGIRPEALEPAGAESGPGILELRVVLTEMLGSDVLLHLQAPSSSVLTGDMLDTSDEELIDDSTRFVARVPPSLRPDPGSLVRLRVDPNRVHLFDPDSERVIGR; this is encoded by the coding sequence ATGGCCTCGATCGCCTTCGAGGACGTGTCCAAGGTGTTCGACGACGGGACGAAGGCCGTCGACGGCCTGGACCTGGAGATCGCCGACGGCGAGTTCACGATCCTGGTCGGCCCGTCGGGCTCCGGCAAGTCGACCGCGCTGCGCATGGTCGCCGGCCTGGAGGAGGCGACGTCGGGCGCGATCTCGATCGGCCCGCGCGTCGTCAACGACGTCGCGCCCAAGGACCGCGACATCGCGATGGTCTTCCAGTCCTACGCGCTGTACCCGCACATGTCCGTGGCCGAGAACATGGGCTTCGCCCTGAAGCTGCAGAAGGTCCCGAAGTCGGAGATCGAGCAGCGCGTGAAGTCGGCCGCGGGGCGGTTGGGCATCGGCGAGCTCCTCGGTCGGCGCCCGAAGGCGTTGTCCGGCGGCCAGCGCCAGCGCGTCGCCCTGGGCCGCGCGATCGTCCGCTCGCCCGAGGCGTTCCTCATGGACGAGCCGCTGTCGAACCTCGACGCCAAGCTCCGCGTCGAGATGCGCGCCTACATCGCCAAGCTCCACCAGGAGCTCGGCACCACCACGCTCTACGTCACCCACGACCAGACCGAGGCCATGACCATGGGCGACCGGGTCGCCGTCATGCGCGACGGGCGGTTGGAGCAGCTGGACACGCCGCAAGCGTTGTACGAGCAGCCGTCCAACGTCTTCGTGGCCGGCTTCATCGGCTCCCCGGCCATGAACCTGCTCCGCGGCGTCGTCGACGAGACCGGCGTCCGGCTGGGGGACCACCTCCTGCCCGTCAACAGCGCCCACCGCGGCGACGTGATCGTCGGCATCCGGCCCGAGGCCCTGGAGCCGGCGGGCGCGGAGTCCGGCCCGGGCATCCTGGAGCTGCGCGTCGTCCTCACCGAGATGCTCGGCAGCGACGTCCTCCTGCACCTCCAGGCGCCGTCGTCCTCCGTCCTGACGGGCGACATGCTGGACACCTCGGACGAGGAGCTCATCGACGACTCCACGCGTTTCGTGGCCCGCGTCCCGCCTTCCCTGCGGCCCGATCCGGGGTCCCTCGTCCGCTTGCGGGTGGACCCGAACCGGGTCCATCTCTTCGATCCCGACAGCGAGCGCGTGATCGGTCGCTAA